Proteins encoded within one genomic window of Amycolatopsis sp. 2-15:
- a CDS encoding site-2 protease family protein translates to MTPATFPLGRIAGIRIGAHWSVLIIAGLLAYLLATNVFPAGAPGTRPPLCWSAAAVCAVVFLASLLVHELCHAFTARRCGLKAERITLWLLGGAAELPEEPRTPRAALLVAAAGPAASVALAGFPGYGRTRGGGVAAGGRRGAHLARLDERGASGFNLLPGTPLDGGRVTEAVAWKVTGDHDRARRIAGRGGQLLAAVLVGGGMWVFLVTGSFEGLWLVVIGWFLMFAARNELVAAPSREALSRIRLADIMTTSPVTAPGWYTVQGFLDLAAELPFRTFPVVSFDGQPVGVVSLGQLARVPETTRTSTRLESVCTKPTACFAGPPETPLMEVLGRTALRPGQDLVLVVDHGVLAGVVAPGDLARAVELAALGARVRRPAES, encoded by the coding sequence ATGACACCCGCGACGTTCCCACTCGGCCGCATCGCCGGCATCCGGATCGGTGCCCATTGGTCCGTGCTGATCATCGCGGGGCTGCTGGCGTATCTGCTTGCGACGAACGTGTTCCCAGCCGGTGCGCCGGGCACGCGGCCACCGCTGTGCTGGTCGGCCGCGGCCGTGTGCGCGGTCGTGTTCCTCGCGTCCCTGCTCGTGCACGAGCTCTGTCACGCCTTCACCGCGAGGCGGTGCGGCCTGAAAGCCGAGCGCATCACGCTCTGGCTGCTGGGCGGCGCAGCCGAGCTTCCCGAGGAACCGCGGACGCCCCGGGCCGCGCTGCTCGTGGCCGCGGCCGGCCCCGCCGCGAGCGTGGCCCTCGCCGGTTTTCCTGGGTATGGCCGTACTCGCGGCGGGGGCGTTGCCGCCGGTGGTCGTCGTGGCGCTCACCTGGCTCGGCTGGACGAACGCGGTGCTAGCGGTTTCAATTTGCTACCGGGTACGCCGCTTGACGGCGGCCGTGTCACCGAAGCCGTCGCTTGGAAGGTCACCGGCGATCATGACCGGGCACGACGAATCGCCGGCCGGGGCGGGCAGCTCCTGGCGGCCGTTCTCGTCGGAGGCGGGATGTGGGTGTTCCTGGTGACGGGTTCGTTCGAAGGCCTGTGGCTTGTGGTCATCGGCTGGTTCTTGATGTTCGCGGCGCGCAACGAACTCGTCGCGGCACCGTCACGGGAAGCGCTCTCCCGGATCCGGCTGGCCGACATCATGACAACTTCCCCCGTGACCGCTCCCGGCTGGTACACGGTGCAGGGTTTCCTCGATCTCGCGGCGGAGCTACCCTTCCGCACCTTTCCCGTGGTGTCCTTCGACGGACAGCCGGTCGGGGTCGTCAGCCTCGGGCAGCTCGCCCGCGTGCCGGAAACCACCCGCACGTCCACCCGGCTCGAGTCGGTGTGCACGAAGCCCACCGCATGCTTCGCCGGACCACCGGAAACGCCCCTGATGGAAGTGCTCGGCAGGACTGCGTTGCGGCCGGGACAGGACCTCGTACTCGTCGTCGACCACGGCGTACTCGCCGGGGTCGTCGCGCCGGGTGACCTCGCACGCGCGGTCGAACTCGCCGCGCTCGGAGCCCGCGTACGCCGGCCCGCCGAGTCCTGA
- a CDS encoding flavodoxin family protein: MREVIVYESMFGTTEELARAVAEGLGAADVVPVDTAPHDLAGHDLLVVGAPTHVHGLSRPATRKAAAEQTPEGTRTHEPGMREWLATFQILPPGLDTAVFETRLAKPRWLTGSAARAVAKVLRRLGHAPVVPPASFFVETAGSKTRLVEGERARARAWGASLAAARRTRPGRA, translated from the coding sequence ATGCGCGAGGTGATCGTGTACGAATCGATGTTCGGTACCACCGAGGAGCTTGCCCGTGCTGTGGCCGAGGGGCTCGGTGCAGCCGATGTCGTGCCGGTGGACACGGCACCCCACGACCTGGCGGGCCACGACCTGCTTGTCGTGGGTGCGCCGACGCACGTTCACGGCTTGAGCCGGCCGGCCACGCGCAAGGCTGCGGCCGAGCAGACGCCGGAGGGGACCCGGACGCACGAACCGGGGATGCGCGAGTGGCTGGCCACGTTCCAGATACTCCCCCCCGGATTGGACACGGCCGTCTTCGAGACTCGGCTCGCCAAACCGCGGTGGCTCACCGGGTCGGCGGCGCGAGCGGTGGCGAAGGTCTTGCGCCGGCTCGGCCACGCGCCGGTGGTTCCGCCGGCGAGCTTCTTCGTCGAGACGGCAGGGAGCAAAACCCGGCTTGTCGAGGGAGAACGGGCCCGAGCTCGAGCGTGGGGCGCGAGCCTGGCCGCAGCCCGGCGTACGCGGCCCGGCCGAGCCTGA
- a CDS encoding Hsp20/alpha crystallin family protein, translated as MTGLLPGSRMALPNIAAWLDQPWPFAEHIPGGGHSEFYYGKFSRTVPLPAGAEATKMNAKYADGILEITMPLAAQPHEKQIKIHVDKA; from the coding sequence ATGACTGGACTGCTGCCTGGTTCCCGGATGGCGCTGCCGAACATCGCCGCCTGGCTGGACCAGCCTTGGCCGTTCGCCGAGCACATCCCGGGCGGGGGGCACAGCGAGTTCTACTACGGGAAGTTCAGCCGGACCGTGCCGCTCCCGGCGGGGGCCGAGGCTACGAAGATGAACGCCAAGTACGCCGACGGCATCCTCGAGATCACCATGCCGCTGGCCGCGCAGCCGCACGAGAAGCAGATCAAGATCCACGTCGACAAGGCCTGA
- a CDS encoding GNAT family N-acetyltransferase, whose amino-acid sequence MLLADGEVGLVRTLRPADADAVLALHTRLDERDRYFRFFGPMPSAMDSLANRIAGEPGDTHAGLGCFLEGDLAGVAHYERHAGSAEAEIALVVDGTHRAHGIATLLLEHLVATARAAGIERFIAEVLAENAKVI is encoded by the coding sequence GTGCTGCTGGCCGACGGCGAGGTCGGTCTCGTCCGGACGCTGCGTCCGGCGGATGCGGATGCCGTGCTGGCGCTGCACACCCGCCTCGACGAACGCGACCGCTATTTCCGGTTCTTCGGCCCCATGCCGTCCGCGATGGACAGTTTGGCGAACCGGATCGCGGGGGAGCCCGGCGACACTCATGCGGGGCTGGGGTGTTTCCTTGAGGGAGACCTCGCGGGGGTGGCCCACTACGAACGGCATGCCGGCTCGGCGGAGGCCGAGATCGCCCTGGTCGTCGACGGCACCCACCGGGCACACGGGATCGCGACCTTGTTGCTGGAACACCTCGTCGCGACGGCGCGCGCCGCGGGGATCGAGCGGTTCATCGCGGAGGTGCTCGCCGAAAACGCGAAGGTCATCTAG
- a CDS encoding flavodoxin domain-containing protein: MRILVAVATRHGATREIAEQIAATATMTLEQTGVAAQAEVRDAEHVTSFAGYDAALLGSAVYLGHWLDSARRLAHEHQDELRCLPVWLFSSGPVGQQTRPGEDPVDVSDVLVATAAREHRLFGGRIERARLRFPERAVVTALRVEDGDNRDWPVIRAWARTIAGELAAVPAGEQRER, from the coding sequence ATGAGGATTCTCGTCGCGGTGGCGACCCGGCACGGGGCCACCAGGGAGATCGCCGAGCAGATTGCCGCCACGGCCACGATGACGCTCGAGCAAACCGGTGTCGCGGCGCAGGCCGAAGTGCGCGACGCCGAGCACGTCACGTCATTCGCGGGGTATGACGCGGCGCTGCTGGGCAGCGCCGTCTACCTCGGGCACTGGCTCGACAGCGCCCGGCGGCTCGCACACGAGCACCAGGACGAGTTGAGATGCCTCCCCGTGTGGCTCTTCTCGAGCGGGCCGGTGGGACAGCAGACGCGGCCCGGTGAGGACCCCGTTGACGTTTCCGACGTCCTGGTCGCCACCGCGGCCCGCGAGCACCGGCTCTTCGGGGGCCGAATCGAACGGGCGCGGCTGCGCTTCCCCGAGCGGGCGGTGGTCACCGCCCTGCGGGTGGAGGACGGGGACAACCGCGATTGGCCGGTGATCCGCGCCTGGGCCCGGACCATCGCCGGTGAACTGGCCGCGGTGCCCGCGGGTGAGCAGCGCGAGCGATGA
- a CDS encoding DUF1876 domain-containing protein: protein MHSKQWHVDLFLSEEEGSTHARARLTTGAAKTLDAEGTARLNPSDRDVPEIGDELAAARALSELAHRLLEVAAGDIEGVTHEPVRLER from the coding sequence ATGCACAGCAAGCAGTGGCACGTCGACCTGTTCCTCAGCGAGGAGGAGGGATCCACGCACGCTCGGGCTCGGTTGACCACTGGTGCCGCCAAGACACTCGACGCCGAGGGCACCGCGCGCCTCAACCCGTCGGATCGCGACGTGCCTGAGATCGGCGACGAACTCGCGGCGGCGCGGGCCTTGAGCGAGCTGGCACACCGGCTTCTGGAGGTGGCCGCCGGCGACATCGAGGGCGTGACCCACGAGCCGGTGCGGCTCGAGCGCTGA
- a CDS encoding CBS domain-containing protein, which produces MRARDIMSRPVVRVGPATSVREAIALLTGHGIAALPVVDDNNRVLGLFTESDALSGVLTGEPVGPGLLVESVMTKPVEVVGLDTEVSDIAVGMLVDRLRSVPVVHEAAGGRGRGTHRVRLSSGTGRASVNGATGG; this is translated from the coding sequence GTGCGCGCACGGGACATCATGAGCCGCCCGGTGGTGCGGGTCGGGCCCGCTACTTCGGTGCGGGAAGCGATCGCGTTGCTGACCGGGCACGGCATCGCCGCGCTGCCCGTGGTCGATGACAATAATCGAGTCCTCGGTCTTTTCACGGAGTCGGACGCCCTCAGCGGGGTGTTGACGGGCGAGCCGGTCGGGCCGGGTCTGCTCGTGGAGTCGGTGATGACCAAGCCGGTCGAGGTCGTGGGCCTCGACACCGAGGTCAGCGACATCGCCGTCGGGATGCTCGTCGACCGGCTCCGCAGTGTCCCGGTCGTCCATGAAGCGGCCGGTGGCCGGGGTCGCGGAACTCATCGGGTTCGCCTTTCCTCGGGTACGGGTCGAGCGTCGGTGAACGGCGCAACCGGCGGCTAG
- a CDS encoding Rv1733c family protein, translated as MNSSANRLLRWWHLLVPGHGSVARTSDRVQAALVLVTILVALAAIPFSAAAGSAVYAAQKAQSARELAENRSATATLLADGPPVSVGGRSGEVGSPMPTDAMWFGRDGVRHLGQVNANAGTHRGDVVPIWVNSSGTVVAPPTSSAGAVVNSAAAAVGLYFVTCLALAVAYGISVFALNRYRAGKWQQEWYAELAKKAHS; from the coding sequence ATGAACTCGTCGGCGAACCGCTTGTTGCGGTGGTGGCACCTGCTCGTCCCCGGGCACGGCTCGGTGGCGCGGACCTCCGACCGGGTGCAAGCCGCCCTGGTGCTTGTGACGATCCTGGTGGCGCTGGCCGCGATCCCGTTCTCCGCAGCGGCCGGCTCGGCGGTCTACGCCGCGCAGAAGGCGCAGTCCGCCCGGGAGCTCGCCGAAAACCGTTCGGCGACCGCGACGCTCCTCGCAGATGGGCCGCCGGTCTCTGTCGGGGGCCGCAGCGGGGAAGTCGGCAGTCCGATGCCGACCGACGCGATGTGGTTTGGTCGCGATGGAGTGCGCCACCTCGGACAGGTGAACGCGAACGCAGGCACACACCGCGGCGACGTGGTACCGATCTGGGTGAACAGCTCCGGGACCGTCGTCGCTCCGCCGACGTCTTCTGCGGGCGCGGTGGTCAACTCGGCAGCCGCCGCAGTCGGGCTCTACTTCGTCACATGCTTGGCGCTGGCGGTGGCCTACGGGATCTCCGTGTTCGCGCTGAACCGTTATCGCGCCGGGAAGTGGCAGCAGGAGTGGTACGCGGAGTTGGCGAAGAAGGCTCATTCCTGA
- a CDS encoding universal stress protein: protein MALAAVRWAAEEAARRGCALQLFHAGLFETADLTARQRSPEVPLLLERAHRWMRRAAQVAEETAPGVRTEYLLRLGLAADLLIEHSAEASLVVVGSHGIGGLRGVAIGSVALRVAAGAHCPVVVVRGRVNPDGPVVAGVNEDDCALQFAFEAALSRGVPVIAAHAWHEGLMDEEEIVEAESQSEEEELRRLVGTLARKYPEVQVRSRLIRDRSASRALMGFDDAQLIVIGTRGRGPVSGGLFGSTGNRLVAQAACPVAVVH from the coding sequence GTGGCGCTGGCCGCCGTCCGGTGGGCGGCGGAGGAAGCCGCGCGTCGCGGTTGCGCGCTGCAGCTGTTTCACGCCGGGCTGTTCGAGACGGCGGACCTCACCGCACGGCAACGGTCGCCGGAAGTCCCCCTGCTACTCGAGCGGGCCCACCGCTGGATGCGGCGGGCCGCGCAGGTCGCGGAAGAGACGGCGCCGGGCGTCAGGACGGAGTACTTGTTGCGCCTCGGCCTCGCCGCCGACTTGCTGATCGAGCACTCTGCGGAAGCCTCGCTCGTCGTCGTCGGCTCGCACGGCATTGGTGGATTGCGCGGGGTCGCCATCGGTTCGGTCGCGCTCCGGGTGGCCGCGGGTGCTCACTGTCCGGTGGTAGTGGTGCGCGGGCGGGTGAATCCGGACGGCCCGGTGGTCGCCGGCGTCAACGAGGACGACTGCGCGCTCCAGTTCGCCTTCGAGGCCGCTCTGAGCCGGGGTGTGCCGGTGATCGCCGCGCACGCGTGGCACGAGGGACTCATGGACGAAGAGGAGATCGTCGAAGCGGAGTCGCAGAGCGAAGAAGAGGAGCTTCGCCGGCTGGTCGGCACCTTGGCGAGAAAGTACCCCGAGGTGCAGGTGCGGAGCCGGCTGATCCGCGACCGCTCCGCTTCGCGGGCCCTCATGGGGTTCGACGATGCACAGCTGATCGTCATCGGCACCCGTGGCCGGGGCCCCGTATCCGGCGGGCTCTTCGGCTCGACCGGAAACCGGCTGGTCGCGCAAGCGGCTTGTCCAGTCGCGGTCGTCCACTGA
- a CDS encoding NAD(P)/FAD-dependent oxidoreductase, with protein sequence MNASVKGPVVVVGAGLAGSRTCLELRKLGYEGRIVLLGEEPSLPYDRPPLSKAVIAGKRESKPLKADYEGVGIELRLQTRVESVDLAEREVVTADGPVAFDNLVVATGAAPLHLPGTGEQLTLRTDSDAAALRDRLTEGARVVVIGASWIGAEVAHAALQKGCAVAGLEFHPAPLAQALGAAIGSRFAGWWNGATLRTSVRVVAVEPDGVHLEGGEVIPADVVVTGIGVRPATAWLRGSGLELLPAVAVNERLQTSDPNVYALGDAAAWWSPRFKCRMDVQHWDDAFTAPAVVASGIVHGDASELVHDPVPYFWSDQFGHRIEYVGHHGPSDTVSIDDGYERGWTAQWSDADGRLTAALGVDQSKLVAAWRKEMLTPQTTGA encoded by the coding sequence GTGAACGCGTCAGTGAAAGGTCCTGTTGTCGTCGTCGGAGCGGGCCTTGCCGGAAGCCGCACGTGCCTCGAACTACGCAAGCTCGGTTACGAGGGACGAATTGTCCTGCTCGGCGAGGAACCCTCCCTGCCGTACGACCGCCCGCCACTGTCCAAGGCGGTCATCGCGGGCAAACGCGAGTCCAAGCCGCTCAAGGCGGACTACGAAGGAGTCGGGATCGAGCTTCGTCTGCAGACCCGCGTCGAATCGGTCGATCTCGCTGAACGCGAGGTCGTCACGGCCGACGGGCCGGTCGCGTTCGACAACCTCGTCGTCGCCACCGGCGCCGCGCCCCTGCACTTGCCTGGGACGGGGGAGCAACTGACCCTGCGCACCGACTCGGACGCCGCAGCACTTCGTGATCGTCTGACCGAGGGCGCCCGCGTGGTCGTGATCGGGGCGTCGTGGATCGGTGCCGAGGTCGCACACGCCGCCCTGCAAAAGGGCTGCGCTGTCGCCGGACTGGAGTTCCACCCCGCTCCCCTCGCCCAGGCCCTCGGCGCCGCAATCGGCAGCCGCTTCGCCGGCTGGTGGAACGGTGCGACGCTTCGTACCTCCGTCCGCGTCGTCGCCGTCGAGCCGGATGGCGTGCATCTGGAGGGCGGCGAGGTGATCCCGGCTGACGTCGTGGTCACCGGCATCGGCGTCCGCCCTGCCACTGCTTGGTTGCGCGGCTCCGGCCTCGAGCTGCTGCCGGCCGTCGCCGTGAACGAGCGGCTGCAGACCTCCGACCCGAACGTGTACGCGCTGGGCGACGCGGCCGCCTGGTGGTCGCCGCGCTTCAAGTGTCGGATGGACGTGCAGCACTGGGACGACGCTTTCACCGCGCCCGCCGTGGTCGCGAGCGGCATCGTGCACGGCGATGCCTCCGAACTCGTGCATGACCCGGTCCCGTACTTCTGGAGCGATCAGTTCGGGCACCGCATCGAGTATGTCGGCCACCACGGCCCGTCGGACACCGTGTCGATCGACGACGGCTATGAGCGGGGCTGGACGGCACAGTGGTCCGACGCGGACGGACGACTCACCGCCGCTCTCGGCGTGGACCAGTCCAAGCTCGTCGCCGCCTGGCGCAAGGAAATGCTCACACCGCAGACGACCGGCGCCTGA
- a CDS encoding Acg family FMN-binding oxidoreductase, translating to MTTSPSTVALAPSEITVLARAVSQAPSVHNTQPWRLRVRKSDVDLVERTALRLPAHDPEDRDRFLSCGAALAHLQLAARVLRRCDTTSFPSEGTVVATVHAVPGASPDASDLARYHAIGRRRSHRRRFRTEAVSEVDSTAVTAAGTEADVQVIEPGHLDALGEMLGFATRVFRADPAYQRELHSWTARTFGLHALGAEDGVPEAALSDEPLPAAGLVRWDTPVPDDARLTEHLEAERLLVFCTDGDTRHQHLAAGAAVERAWLEATARGLAGSVLTQALHLRGFRELLAERLDLPGVPQAIFRFGHPAVPVPPSPRRPLADLLPDDFPGPRTEPDDPNRST from the coding sequence ATGACGACCTCGCCGTCGACGGTGGCCCTGGCCCCTTCTGAGATCACGGTGCTCGCCCGCGCGGTGAGCCAGGCCCCGTCCGTCCACAACACCCAGCCGTGGCGGCTGCGCGTCCGCAAATCCGACGTCGACCTGGTCGAGCGCACAGCTCTCAGGCTGCCCGCACACGACCCGGAGGATCGCGACCGGTTCTTGTCCTGCGGCGCGGCGCTCGCGCACCTTCAGCTGGCGGCGCGGGTGCTCCGGCGGTGCGACACGACGTCGTTTCCGTCCGAAGGCACGGTCGTGGCCACCGTTCACGCCGTCCCCGGGGCGAGCCCGGACGCCTCGGACCTGGCGCGCTACCACGCCATCGGGCGCCGCAGGAGCCACCGCCGGAGATTCAGGACCGAGGCAGTGTCCGAAGTGGACTCCACGGCTGTGACGGCGGCTGGTACCGAGGCGGACGTCCAGGTGATCGAGCCCGGGCACCTCGACGCGCTGGGCGAGATGCTGGGCTTTGCCACGCGCGTCTTCCGCGCCGACCCGGCGTACCAACGCGAGCTGCACTCGTGGACCGCGCGCACGTTCGGCCTCCACGCACTGGGCGCCGAAGACGGTGTGCCTGAAGCGGCGCTGAGCGATGAACCCCTGCCGGCCGCGGGCCTCGTGCGGTGGGACACGCCGGTGCCCGACGACGCGCGGCTGACCGAACACCTCGAGGCGGAGCGGCTTCTGGTGTTCTGCACCGACGGGGACACCAGGCATCAGCACCTGGCCGCAGGCGCTGCTGTAGAACGGGCCTGGCTGGAAGCCACCGCACGCGGTCTGGCGGGCTCGGTACTCACCCAGGCGTTGCACCTGCGCGGCTTCCGCGAGCTGCTCGCCGAACGGCTCGACCTGCCCGGTGTGCCGCAGGCGATCTTCCGGTTCGGCCACCCGGCCGTGCCGGTGCCTCCGTCGCCTCGACGTCCCCTCGCCGACCTGCTGCCGGACGACTTTCCCGGTCCGCGGACCGAACCCGACGACCCGAACCGGAGCACCTGA
- a CDS encoding cytochrome P450, with the protein MTQAPKPVEGSQDVDGSQCPFARASTIQDIAKLLRSRTAVTHDPYLFANYKEDPVNGEINVSEFLGASMMYVEGESHRLRRKLLNPLVRADALSGIREDIVLPEADRLLALRLAEPDVDGKYRFELVEFLERVFIHFTAKLIGLIGLDTDERIARMVSFAGPIAAGTSSGYLEDRDAVNKQALEAKARYVEEFFKPSLEWHKEQRRRIETGEIAETDVPDSLLKMAAAGLAPEWTDEDKLIVESTLLFAASVGTSTQSIIQSIDLLQRWFVDHPDDLERKTNSTFLLHSLQEIIRMRAPFAPYQTRLALEENSLSDGTPIHPNQELHIEYVLANRDTAIFGDDANDFNPNRPTPADGTPRYGVGFGLGAHQCYGLRVVVGNDGNGGAHVELLRKLMAVGVRPDPDNPPVGLKKDMSKYLSEDIPRYVKYWVVVDR; encoded by the coding sequence ATGACGCAGGCCCCGAAGCCGGTGGAGGGTTCGCAGGACGTGGACGGTTCGCAGTGCCCGTTCGCGCGGGCCAGCACCATTCAGGACATTGCGAAGTTGCTGCGGTCCAGGACGGCTGTGACCCATGACCCGTATTTGTTCGCGAACTACAAGGAAGATCCGGTCAACGGCGAGATCAACGTCAGTGAGTTCCTCGGCGCCTCCATGATGTACGTCGAGGGCGAATCGCACCGGTTGCGGCGCAAACTGCTGAACCCGCTGGTCCGGGCCGACGCGCTTTCCGGAATCCGCGAGGACATCGTGTTGCCCGAGGCCGACCGGCTGCTCGCGCTGCGTCTCGCCGAGCCCGACGTCGACGGCAAGTACCGGTTCGAGTTGGTCGAGTTCCTCGAGCGGGTCTTCATCCACTTCACAGCCAAGCTCATCGGCTTGATCGGTTTGGACACCGACGAGCGAATCGCTCGGATGGTCTCCTTCGCGGGCCCAATCGCCGCGGGGACCAGTTCCGGCTATCTCGAGGACCGCGACGCGGTAAACAAGCAGGCCCTGGAAGCCAAGGCGCGCTACGTCGAGGAGTTCTTCAAGCCGTCGTTGGAGTGGCACAAAGAGCAGCGTCGACGCATCGAGACCGGTGAGATCGCGGAGACAGACGTCCCGGACAGCCTGCTCAAGATGGCCGCCGCCGGCCTGGCTCCAGAGTGGACGGACGAGGACAAGCTGATCGTCGAATCGACGCTGCTGTTCGCCGCTTCGGTCGGTACCAGCACTCAGTCGATCATCCAAAGCATCGACCTGCTTCAGCGCTGGTTCGTCGACCACCCCGACGACCTCGAGCGCAAGACAAACTCGACTTTCCTGCTGCACTCCCTGCAGGAGATCATCCGCATGCGAGCCCCGTTCGCGCCGTATCAGACCCGGCTGGCGCTGGAGGAGAACTCCCTCTCGGACGGCACGCCGATCCACCCGAACCAGGAACTGCACATTGAGTACGTCTTGGCCAACCGGGACACCGCGATCTTCGGCGACGACGCGAATGACTTCAACCCGAACCGGCCGACTCCGGCGGACGGCACCCCGCGTTACGGCGTGGGCTTCGGTCTCGGGGCGCACCAGTGCTATGGCCTGCGGGTGGTCGTCGGTAACGACGGCAACGGTGGCGCGCACGTCGAGCTGCTGCGCAAGCTGATGGCTGTGGGCGTCCGCCCGGACCCGGACAACCCGCCGGTCGGCCTGAAGAAGGACATGAGCAAGTACTTGAGTGAGGACATCCCCCGCTACGTCAAGTACTGGGTCGTCGTTGACCGCTGA
- a CDS encoding CBS domain-containing protein, with protein sequence MQTRDIMTTPVIAVTPSASLAEAAGVMTEHGFTTLPVVDQAGKLIGLVSEVDLVQAGFPSDSTATGDPDTGAMLGRHRTVATVMRTPGLAVPGGLDPAELAHRMTDAGVRALPVVDNGILVGMVTFRDVLRAVPATGNS encoded by the coding sequence ATGCAGACGCGCGACATCATGACCACCCCGGTGATCGCGGTGACCCCGTCCGCCTCACTCGCGGAGGCCGCAGGTGTGATGACCGAACACGGCTTCACCACGCTCCCGGTCGTCGACCAGGCCGGCAAACTGATCGGGCTCGTCAGCGAGGTCGATCTCGTGCAGGCCGGCTTTCCCAGCGACTCCACGGCCACCGGTGATCCCGACACGGGCGCGATGCTGGGCCGCCACCGGACGGTCGCGACTGTCATGCGCACCCCCGGCTTGGCTGTGCCAGGAGGTCTCGATCCGGCCGAACTCGCCCATCGCATGACCGATGCGGGCGTGCGCGCACTACCCGTGGTGGACAACGGAATCCTGGTCGGCATGGTGACGTTCCGAGACGTGCTCCGTGCTGTGCCCGCCACCGGAAACTCCTGA
- a CDS encoding Acg family FMN-binding oxidoreductase, producing MRAPSPHNTQPWRFVVDGPRIEVWLDRSRVLTVADPARREARLSCGAAVYNLVLMLRSNGYGAALRILPDPAEYDLLAVVRFDGNVHPAPADRRLAEAIFRRHTNRRPFSTQPVSTVARVRLRSAALAEGGLLEFLDTSSRYAKVAALVRRAEAEQATDAAFQAESARWTGREPESSDGVPTVAFGPQPDLPGALPLRASHQNPTIPSRSFEQDALVAVVLTPDHGTAADVRAGLVLQRVLLTATADGLATSFVSQPFETKATRGPLLELFRGIGQPHTLLRIGHGLPTRMTARRPATDVTTVSATPDAPMGGPSSGVSGGGHSTEHVSERHHADQDSVVHHG from the coding sequence GTGCGCGCCCCGTCGCCGCACAACACCCAGCCGTGGCGGTTCGTCGTGGATGGGCCGCGGATCGAGGTGTGGCTCGACCGGAGCCGGGTGCTGACGGTCGCGGATCCGGCCCGGCGTGAGGCACGGCTGTCGTGCGGCGCGGCTGTGTACAACCTCGTCCTCATGTTGCGGAGCAACGGGTACGGCGCTGCGCTGCGGATCCTGCCGGACCCGGCCGAATATGATCTCCTCGCAGTGGTCCGGTTCGACGGGAACGTGCATCCGGCTCCGGCGGACCGGCGCCTGGCTGAGGCCATCTTCCGCCGGCACACCAACCGCCGCCCGTTTTCCACGCAGCCAGTCTCGACTGTGGCACGCGTCCGGCTCAGGTCGGCGGCGCTGGCCGAGGGTGGCCTGCTGGAGTTTCTCGACACCTCGAGCCGCTACGCGAAGGTGGCCGCGCTCGTCCGGCGCGCGGAAGCCGAACAGGCCACCGACGCGGCGTTCCAGGCCGAGTCGGCCCGGTGGACCGGCCGGGAGCCGGAGAGCTCCGACGGCGTGCCGACGGTCGCGTTCGGACCACAGCCGGACTTGCCGGGTGCGTTGCCCCTGCGGGCCTCGCACCAGAATCCCACCATCCCGTCGCGGTCGTTCGAGCAAGACGCTTTGGTGGCCGTCGTCTTGACGCCTGATCACGGCACGGCCGCGGACGTGCGTGCCGGTCTCGTCCTGCAGCGAGTCCTGCTGACCGCGACAGCCGATGGCCTGGCCACATCCTTCGTGTCCCAGCCCTTCGAAACGAAGGCAACCCGCGGGCCACTGCTGGAGCTCTTCCGCGGGATCGGGCAGCCGCACACCCTGTTGCGCATCGGCCACGGCCTCCCAACCCGGATGACGGCGCGCAGGCCGGCAACCGACGTGACGACGGTGAGCGCGACGCCGGACGCGCCGATGGGCGGACCGTCGTCAGGAGTTTCCGGTGGCGGGCACAGCACGGAGCACGTCTCGGAACGTCACCATGCCGACCAGGATTCCGTTGTCCACCACGGGTAG